A segment of the Elaeis guineensis isolate ETL-2024a chromosome 6, EG11, whole genome shotgun sequence genome:
taaaaaagtttaacggcacgcaaaatttttggctgccacactctgtgagtcgacccgttGACTTTCtttttggtaatttttatttttaaaattttttaaaaagagggagagagaggaggcagctcaccgcggTGCTGTAGTAGAGAcgtcggagaagggagaagagggagaaaggagaagagggagaaggagagaagaagggaggaaagGAGAAAACGTCGTTCCCTtcgatatttttttattctttttcttttcttaaaatttttttaaatttttttcataatttgtttaattatttttttttttaatttattaatttttttaatgaggatagtaatttgaatgataattcttaatttaaattaaagttaattttttattttaaattataatttctattttattatcattttttctcttttatttactatttttatgatatatttatgttgctcctagattgattttgatgattacaaagcagattgaagggatacaaatattttttatttgaaaaagtctttatgctcttcaggggcaaaaatataattttatcaaaactctgatttgatagtatcatttggtagaacaaatgatttgtgatctattggtgaaaatttcattatttttggacttatatttttgaagttatgaatgttttaagtgcatgagtcgactcatgagtcaactcatggcacaatgagctgcttggcacgctgaaattcctattggcacgctggttttctggcttggcacgacctgtgagtcgactcatgagtcgacccacaaggcatgagtcgactcatgagtcgacctctgctggtttgggccaaaaaatccagaaacccacatttctggctgttgcaacagaggtcgactcatgagtcgactcctgaagcatgagtcgactcatgagtcgacccctgcgacgggaattatccgcaacggctagtttttagcccattttagttgcttttaatactcactttaagtgctctaacggctctttttctgcctagaatgttttcctttgtttcttaaagctataaaaggtttgaaaaggtgaaaaacaagggagaaataagtggactagcttgggatagctagtatcggagtttccgacatttgtattcggattgcatacaagtatagtggtttggaattcccaagtaggagcttggggagtggatgtaggtgcaaggttggcaccgaaccactataaatccttgtgtttgtggtgtgctttattgtttctctttaattcttcattatatccttgcattcttgttttaggtaattaatcttgaactaaagtccttctcctcattcatcaagcttttgacaaatacttttcataagtaattagttaagcttaaaatttttaaaacacaattcaccccccctcttgggttgcatagctgggcaacaatttatttaatttaatttataatttttataatttaaaaatataattttagttttcttctatttttatgatatattatgtattctttttctttacttaaatttgtaaaggaagaaggagaagatcgagaagggagaagggagaaggagaagggagaaggaggaaaaaaaggggtttggggaggggagagaatggcgttttctctttttatttattttttttttaaatttctttacttatctatttgtaatctttaataaataaatttaattaaataataatttaaatgataatttttaatttaaattaaaattaatttttttaaaatttataattataattcttattttattattattttattaattttttatgatatttttttaaattgattttaaaaattttatcatttaaaattataatttcaattttcttccatttttatctttttagcattctattacgtattcctttcctttacttaaaaaaatatttattttttctaaaatttaattcaaaaagcaacatttgatatattattatttacgttataatttttatagtcctttcagcataatattttctctcctaatattctgagacacgttcgaatatgtgtatccatatgcaccgatcataatatccaatcatttaaaattaaataatataaaataaaatcaacatttaatattattcaatagaatcaaaatgttaaatatatcaaaaaaaatagtacaacaaaaatgtaaaaatactaaatacaaatacaacaaagactaagtcccacaaggacgtcgcggcgcccgtggtcgcttggaccttctcaggaaggtcctcaccggctgctcctgctgtgatggctcctctcctatatcagtggaggagatctgctgatcatgctgctcaggaataactgatgctgtcggatcatctacggattgagagacccgttcaactctctcatctggatacacggatggacctgaaaaaaaagtatcatactcatgtggccaactggtacccgatgatggcatctgggggatgtaggatgaagaagacgctgccatctatggatgaaaaggcggtggcatctgtgcagcatcgaatgatgacatatgcggaatatgcggtgatggcatatgtgaagcatatggtgacggcgtataactcatatctggtgcccgaactgctccataccaaggcgcacaggtatgtggatcaacaccaatcgcccccAATATTTCAGAACCTGTTCTTtctatctcccgcagtatctgaatccgcttgtcctcatcagtcgtagataaagcacgacgagcgtccaatacGAGTTCCGAcacagaatcagtctataaaataaaaatagaacagttagtataaaacaatcagtatagtgtacaatataaaacaaaaatataacacaaataacatgaagtaatttttataatcttaccaaaagacgtacagtagaactctcgccctcgtatccagaaactgcatactgagactgtccaatgactcgcaccgtaatactaaaaaaccaagccatgtagtcatcagtatatgaacggcctctcaaaataggatcaccatgaataatgtgatctcgacgtgcatcccaaatatcgatgtactgtgcatgtctgacacgccagtcgatacgagctctccctcgtcgatcaatacgatgaagtccctggctggtatcaaactgctctgggatgccctgaatctgaccaaactgacacaggacacgatcgggaagatgccactctaccacatcaaaacaaataagcggcaccctagcagtccatatgtcgtgtccaactgtacacatctgcggcagtatagccaatatcccatctgtatatggctcccacaaaaactgatataatatagttaaaataaaaaaaaattaataaaaaattataatagattatgaatactgtaaattgatatttgtaaaaaatttaaaatttacccgtctagatgtatcaagtaatgtatccaactgacacctataaacccgtgccactcttgtcgatacgtgatgaacgttgaatgcaacgttccatctgtttcacaatgtactaatattaaataaatttaaaataaaaaaatttaaataaaaaaaataatatttcgatacctgtatctcaatggtccgtctagtctgaatggaacatcaggatcctgctgctctgatggcatctcgagcaactgtcgtcgtaatggactgatagtcggcatacgctcccatacccaaatctgcaaatttcaaaaattaaataaataatatattcaatataaaatataattaaatattaaaaataaaaattttaattcacatacctgtaataatacaagataaccgccaatctcgctctgatcagcataggaaccccgacacatagctcgatatagacaagctagtactgcactgccccaactgagtcgacgagcgaagtctaaatcctctaataatggcaaaaacatcaacttcatcttattcgatgaagtatcaggtaacaggacaccacctaacaatcgcagcacctgacccctaacatactgctgcaccatctcctctggtgcatcatccgcaatatgaaaatgacgataacgatcatccaaacactcaatcctgagtcgtgaatgatcaaaaaaatgtgcgtcgggctcaaaccctaacaaccgcaagcacaaagcctgccactccggaatggtaagtgtgggatcaactccggtaactggatctccatcaactggtagtccagtaaggatgctgacatcctgtaaactgatggtcgcctcaccaaatggaagatgaaatgtgtgtgtctctggacgccatctctcaagcatagcagtaataagaccaacgtccatctgtatacgaccgatccgatatactccataaaatctcagatatcgtaaataatctaacactctatctgggatgtcctctgtcctccagaaatctgcatcggatcgtcgtagacgaagatgtctggactcctgcaaaaaaatatactaattagataacgtacatgatttttaaaataaaaatttaaaaagtaaataagattgtaatgcttacgccgccatctaaaatagtctgtgatcgatggtgctcctgcaatgtaagaatgctgctgtctcggggatcgggatatcgtggatcgtaagccataatacgctgtctcaagcaatattatcacagatgtattaaaaaaaaatagacaatatattttaatttttttttaaatacaatattatcacacaatacaacttaaacacaaaattcagttcatcctaacatattaaacacgaaaattcaaatacaatcccacagtaattcataaaacaatGACAGCAACGCAATTGTCGAAGCtttcaatttcttccactgcttgaagttgaagtatgttgaaatatcctaggatagcgacgacgatcatgaccctgttccctacaaataccacagtggttcttatttcttatttgcctatcatccatctcatttcgtagtctcgttgactttggtctacctttcttcttcggtctcaaacgatgatgatcaggcatacatttgaacatacgtgtatgcatccaataatcttcatgtggtagtggattgaaattatcgctccaagcattcatgtatgctgtaattgtatatgcatcatccacaaaagcactaaaatgtacagcaatttcttgacacacagctaaaacatgcgaacatggatatttgtacgtgctccactttccacaagaacattttctttcagctaatgtaacagtatgagaatttcctccacctcgtaatcctccgcttgctcttctcgtaagtacttcatatatacctctttgaaggttgaatgctgttactcggtgctggttagccttaacttgatcttcagcaattttaattgcaatatgaggagtaaaaagattattttgattctcctctacatatctcaaggcttgggcatgcctcgtattgaaatatttgacaagacgataaaatgtcagttgaacacaagctgtaattggcacatttctagctcctcgtaaaacactgttaaaaacctccgataaatttgtagttaaaacaccatagcgtaggccatcatcatgtgccaatgtccacttctccttttctatctcggacaaccagct
Coding sequences within it:
- the LOC140858830 gene encoding serine/threonine-protein phosphatase 7 long form homolog, translating into MVGPAPAPAGGGPAPRWPGRAPRPDGGPQPLASPGGGPRVSTRIMAYDPRYPDPRDSSILTLQEHHRSQTILDGGESRHLRLRRSDADFWRTEDIPDRVLDYLRYLRFYGVYRIGRIQMDVGLITAMLERWRPETHTFHLPFGEATISLQDVSILTGLPVDGDPVTGVDPTLTIPEWQALCLRLLGFEPDAHFFDHSRLRIECLDDRYRHFHIADDAPEEMVQQYVRGQVLRLLGGVLLPDTSSNKMKLMFLPLLEDLDFARRLSWGSAVLACLYRAMCRGSYADQSEIGGYLVLLQIWVWERMPTISPLRRQLLEMPSEQQDPDVPFRLDGPLRYRDREGDDGEEAAVVVGGSGGGQGLIGQSEIKKKVVEAAEEGWGLIGGSQELCPRHPRNKVLPFLSAGTACVCDKSFIRDLSEEKYHSDFYAETGLYLSRKGRIHLPSHVFTIGSSIDCFESCARGYITSLECFESCMVSNPTVDSREGKFFANDTTRLHD